One Bradyrhizobium sp. ISRA464 genomic window carries:
- a CDS encoding NUDIX domain-containing protein, with product MARTPVLAAGGIVLRREAPPRIAVVRLRKRNEWVLPKGKLDDGETPRAAAEREVLEETGHAVDVHEFLGTLVYDSGGRSKVVHYWRMEAGGRPVRELMSDIREVDWLPLELALARLSRGYERAFLENVGPIALQAAALAERERRVRARAAAAERRRSRAAVQPAVEEEPAVETPVVAETPAVVEIPDVMQTEPDAPTEVPQDAEMDAREAIAQSVDQPAPPVEPPSFAPEIEPAATAPQPALRKNLIQRVRDWLHRAA from the coding sequence ATGGCACGGACGCCTGTTCTGGCGGCGGGGGGCATTGTGCTGCGGCGGGAGGCGCCGCCGCGCATCGCGGTCGTGCGGCTGCGCAAGCGCAATGAATGGGTGTTGCCGAAAGGCAAGCTCGATGACGGCGAGACGCCGCGCGCCGCCGCCGAGCGCGAGGTGCTGGAGGAAACTGGCCACGCCGTCGACGTGCACGAATTCCTCGGCACGCTGGTCTATGACTCCGGCGGCCGCTCCAAGGTCGTGCATTACTGGCGCATGGAGGCCGGCGGCAGGCCGGTGCGCGAGTTGATGAGCGACATCAGGGAGGTCGACTGGCTGCCGCTCGAGCTGGCGCTCGCACGATTGTCGCGCGGCTACGAGCGCGCGTTCCTGGAAAATGTCGGGCCGATCGCGCTGCAGGCTGCGGCACTCGCCGAGCGCGAGCGGCGCGTGCGTGCACGGGCCGCAGCCGCCGAACGGCGGCGCAGCCGTGCCGCGGTCCAGCCGGCCGTCGAGGAGGAGCCAGCCGTCGAGACGCCGGTGGTTGCGGAGACTCCCGCGGTCGTGGAGATCCCGGACGTAATGCAAACCGAACCGGACGCGCCGACCGAGGTGCCACAAGATGCCGAGATGGATGCTCGCGAGGCGATCGCGCAGTCCGTCGACCAGCCTGCGCCACCGGTCGAGCCGCCGTCGTTTGCGCCCGAGATCGAGCCGGCCGCCACGGCACCTCAGCCCGCCCTGCGCAAGAACCTGATCCAGCGCGTGCGGGACTGGCTGCACCGCGCCGCCTAG
- the asd gene encoding archaetidylserine decarboxylase (Phosphatidylserine decarboxylase is synthesized as a single chain precursor. Generation of the pyruvoyl active site from a Ser is coupled to cleavage of a Gly-Ser bond between the larger (beta) and smaller (alpha chains). It is an integral membrane protein.) — protein MTVKGLISAFTQQEDLNFLLTNRIPRAALTRFMGWFSKIENPLVRDASIACWKLFSDLDLSEAKKTEFRSLHDCFTRELKPGLRPVVADPAIIASPSDAIIGAHGRIEDTELFQIKGAPYSLLDLLGDPALVEQHKNGRFVTLRLTSSMYHRFHAPYDLTIDKVTFIHGDVWNVNPIALKRIERLFCKNERAVLRARLSSGEALTLVPVAAILVASLRLHFLDVTLNAQTRGPVDFPCDAHVTKGDELGWFEHGSTIIVLAPGNFEFCDNVAEGTRIKCGEPLLRRPAM, from the coding sequence ATGACAGTGAAGGGGTTGATCTCGGCATTCACCCAGCAGGAGGACCTCAATTTCCTGCTAACGAACCGGATTCCGCGGGCCGCGCTGACCCGATTCATGGGCTGGTTCTCCAAGATCGAGAACCCGCTGGTGCGCGACGCCTCGATCGCCTGCTGGAAGCTGTTCTCCGATCTCGACCTGTCGGAGGCGAAGAAGACCGAGTTCAGGAGCCTGCACGACTGCTTCACCCGCGAGCTCAAGCCCGGTCTGCGCCCGGTCGTGGCGGATCCCGCCATCATCGCCAGCCCCTCGGACGCGATCATCGGCGCGCATGGCCGGATCGAGGACACCGAGCTGTTCCAGATCAAGGGCGCGCCTTACTCGCTGCTCGATCTGCTCGGCGATCCCGCGCTGGTCGAGCAGCACAAGAACGGCCGCTTCGTCACGCTGCGGCTGACGTCGAGCATGTATCACCGCTTCCACGCGCCTTATGATCTCACCATCGACAAGGTCACGTTCATTCATGGCGACGTTTGGAACGTCAATCCGATCGCGCTGAAGCGGATCGAGCGGTTGTTCTGCAAGAATGAGCGCGCGGTGCTGCGCGCGCGGCTGTCCAGCGGCGAGGCGCTGACGCTGGTTCCGGTGGCCGCCATTCTGGTGGCGAGCCTCCGCCTGCACTTCCTCGACGTCACGCTGAATGCGCAGACGAGAGGGCCGGTCGATTTTCCATGCGACGCGCATGTGACGAAGGGCGACGAGCTCGGCTGGTTCGAGCACGGCTCGACCATCATCGTGCTTGCGCCTGGCAATTTCGAGTTCTGCGACAATGTCGCAGAGGGAACGCGGATCAAATGCGGTGAGCCGCTGCTGCGGAGGCCTGCGATGTGA
- a CDS encoding aminotransferase class III-fold pyridoxal phosphate-dependent enzyme: MDSSLPILSLSAAALAGAAAAFPKIQARIALSRAKHRSLTGHSKMSKMVARMVPKYEFDIDDFFRSDGAPSEIAVQRQDGFFRLAGLYQDRYPKGRALTAEVSGRISDLQFTEAYRVPFQYSRLVREHLNTSAFMQASSGVTVTDLDGNVFYDLTGSYGVNIFGNDFYKECIAEGEKRAHALGPVLGPYHPIIADNVKRLCEISGLDEVSFHMSGTEAVMQAVRLARYHTKRTRLVRFAGAYHGWWGDVQPGVGNPVSPHETFTLADMSEKTLHVLRTRKDIACVLVNPLQALHPNSNAPGDSALVDSSRSSKYDRAGYIEWLKQLREVCTERGIVLIFDEVFVGFRLAAGGAQEYFGVKADMVTYGKSLAGGLPIGVVCGRKDLMRRFRDDRPADICFARGTFNSHPYVMTAMDEFLSRLASPNFRSIYNGLEETWNGRAKALNDRLAAQNLPVRVGNISSIWTVYYTEPSRYNWMLQYYLRAEGLALSWVGTGRLIFTLNYTDADFAEVADRLVAACEKMKRDGWWWHKAGLTNKNIKRQILKEMVAVKFGR, from the coding sequence ATGGATTCATCCCTTCCGATTCTCTCGCTGTCCGCCGCCGCGCTTGCCGGCGCCGCCGCAGCTTTCCCCAAAATTCAGGCCCGCATCGCGCTGTCGCGCGCCAAGCACCGCTCGCTGACCGGACATTCCAAGATGTCCAAGATGGTCGCGCGCATGGTCCCGAAATACGAATTCGATATCGACGATTTCTTCCGCTCCGACGGCGCGCCGTCTGAGATCGCGGTACAGCGCCAGGACGGCTTCTTCCGCCTCGCCGGCCTCTACCAGGACCGCTACCCCAAGGGCCGCGCGCTCACCGCCGAGGTGTCGGGCCGCATCTCCGACCTGCAGTTCACCGAAGCCTACCGCGTGCCGTTCCAGTACAGCCGCCTGGTGCGCGAGCACCTCAACACCTCGGCCTTCATGCAGGCCTCGAGCGGCGTCACCGTCACCGACCTCGACGGCAATGTGTTCTACGACCTGACCGGCTCCTACGGCGTCAACATCTTCGGCAACGACTTCTACAAGGAGTGCATTGCGGAAGGCGAGAAACGCGCCCATGCGCTGGGTCCGGTGCTCGGCCCCTACCACCCGATCATCGCCGACAACGTCAAGCGCCTCTGCGAGATCTCCGGCCTCGACGAGGTCTCGTTCCACATGTCCGGCACCGAAGCCGTGATGCAGGCGGTGCGGCTTGCGCGCTACCACACCAAGCGAACGCGTCTGGTCCGTTTCGCCGGCGCCTACCATGGCTGGTGGGGCGACGTGCAGCCCGGCGTCGGCAACCCGGTGTCGCCGCACGAGACCTTCACGCTCGCCGATATGTCGGAGAAGACGCTGCACGTGCTGCGAACCCGCAAGGACATCGCCTGCGTGCTGGTCAATCCGCTGCAGGCACTGCATCCGAACTCCAACGCGCCCGGCGATTCCGCGCTGGTCGACTCTTCGCGCTCCTCCAAATACGACCGCGCCGGCTACATCGAATGGCTGAAGCAGCTGCGCGAGGTCTGCACCGAGCGCGGCATCGTGCTGATCTTCGACGAGGTGTTCGTCGGCTTCCGTCTCGCCGCCGGCGGCGCCCAGGAATATTTCGGCGTCAAGGCCGACATGGTGACCTACGGCAAGAGCCTCGCCGGCGGACTTCCGATCGGCGTGGTCTGCGGCCGCAAGGACCTGATGCGGCGCTTCCGCGACGACCGTCCGGCCGACATCTGCTTTGCCCGCGGCACCTTCAACTCGCACCCTTATGTGATGACGGCGATGGACGAGTTCCTGAGCCGGCTCGCCAGCCCGAACTTCCGCTCGATCTACAACGGGCTCGAGGAGACCTGGAACGGCCGCGCCAAGGCGCTGAACGACCGCCTCGCCGCGCAGAACCTCCCGGTTCGCGTCGGCAACATCTCGTCGATCTGGACCGTCTACTACACTGAGCCGTCCCGCTATAACTGGATGCTGCAATATTATCTGCGGGCCGAGGGACTGGCGCTGAGCTGGGTCGGCACCGGCCGGCTGATCTTCACCCTCAACTACACCGACGCCGACTTCGCCGAGGTCGCCGACCGCCTCGTCGCCGCCTGCGAGAAGATGAAGCGCGACGGCTGGTGGTGGCACAAGGCCGGCCTCACCAACAAGAACATCAAGCGGCAGATCCTGAAGGAAATGGTCGCCGTGAAGTTCGGGCGCTGA